The DNA segment AGAAAGTGATGGTGTTCGAGTACTGACTACCGCCATGTCTGAGAATGATTTTATTTTCGGGGCCAGTGAAAAGCTGGAGGAAGTTCTTAAAAAAGCAGATGAAATGTTTTCTCCAAAATTAGTGGGAATAGTGGGCACCTGTGCCAGTATGATAATTGGTGAAGATCTTAAAGAAGCTATAACTCAAGCCAATATACCCGCCCTAGTTTTACCTGTGGAATCGCATGGGGGTTTTGGTGAAGGGGATAATACTGAGGGAGCAATCATTGTTTTGGAAGCCGCGGTACTGGGGGGATTAATACCTCCTGAAGAAGCAGAAAGACAAATAAAAATGCTCCGGATGGCCACTGAAGTTGAAAAAACCCGGGGAATGGCTCAGGGCGAGTATATAGCTCCTTCATTTGGTGACAATCATGAAGAAATTGGCTTGAAACTTATAAATGCACTTAAAAGTGGTAAAAAGGTGGCTATGGTTTTAAATGCTAAGAAAGAAACTTCTTACTTATTTGCGGATGTGATGAAACTCCCTTATGGGGAAATAAATCCGGATAATATGCCTCTATTTGTGGCCAACCTGGACACGAATATTGGACTTCCTAGAATTAGACAGCATGCTGAAAATATTAAAAATGAGCTTTCAGAAGCTGGAATTAATGTGGATTATATAACTGGCGGCTTGGATGAATATCCTATCACTGCTAAGGCTGCTGCAAAAATATTAAAAGATGAAGAAATAGAATTCGCGGTTATCGCCGGAGTTCCACATGCTTTACCAATTGAAGAGTTGGATATAGAATCGGTGGCAGTTACTGATGGTCCTAGGATTGTTGAACCTCTTAGGCGGCTGGGATATTCTTATGTGGTGGCTGAATTAGATGCTCATTCTAAAACTCTGGGAACGAGTACCATAGTAAAATCTGATTTCGGTGATACAATTCGCAAATCAATTAAATCGGACTGAATTTGATGGTTAAGAATAAAAATAGCATAAATAATTATTTCTTAGACAATATATTTATTCCAGTTTTTATAAAACGAAATATAATTATTGAAATATAATTATTAGATACACTATTGAAATTATATAATCTATTAAAAATTATAAAATAGTTAAATTATACTGTGCTTGCTAGATTAGAAATCTAATGAGTTCAATTACCATATTAATATTATTTGGGTGATAAAATGAGTAAAACCGTTGGTATGATTCTTTGTGGTGGCTTTGGAAAACGTTTACGTCCCATTACTGAGAGAATCCCTAAACCTCTAATTGAAATGAAAGAAGGATACACCATACTTGATAAACAGCTTTTTGACTTCAAAAATGCTGGTGTAGATCAAGTATATCTTTTAACTGGATTTTTAAGTGATAAAATCCAGGAAAGATATGGTGCAGAATATAAGGGCGTTAAAATTGAATATGTAGAAGAATCTGAACCTTTAGGGACATTGAATGCTATAAAACTTGGAATGGATGCTATTGATAGTAATAAACAATGTGTTATCCGTAATGGTGATGTAGTCGCTGATTTGAACATCAAAAAAATGATTCACTTGGGAGAACAGTCTGATTATCCCTTATCCATTTTTATTACCAAAATGAAATCTCCTTATGGTATTGTAGAAGTAAGCGGGGACCGTTTGGTGGCTTTTAAGGAAAAACCGGTGCTTGATTATTATATAAATGCTGGAGTTTATTTTGCCAAGGGACCTCTTGATTTTGGTGATTTTGATGTGGGAGATATTGAAAAAACCTTGTTCCCTATGATGGCCAAGGAAAACCAGTTAGGTTACTACAAAGAAGACGGATTGTTCTGGATGGCCATTGATACTTCCAAAGAGCTGGAAGAAATACAAAAAGAATATAAAAACCGGGAAGATAAACCTTGGGGATATGAAAAAGTCCTTATTAACACGGAAAAGTACCTCACCAAGGAATTATTTATAAGGGAAGGTTATAAGACATCTTTCCATTATCACGAACAGAAAGATGAAACCATGTACATTGTATCTGGTGCGGGGTATATCGAGTTCGAAAACAAGAAAGAGTACTTTGGAACTAATGATACCATACGTATAGAGCCAGAAGAACCACATTCCATAGTGGCCATGGAAAATACAGTTCTTCATGAAGTATCAACTCCTCATCTGGATGATACAGTACGGGTAAATGATTTCTATACTCGATAAATTTTAATTTTTTTATTTATTTTTTATTATTTTGCTTAAAAT comes from the Methanobacteriales archaeon HGW-Methanobacteriales-1 genome and includes:
- a CDS encoding glucose-1-phosphate adenylyltransferase — encoded protein: MSKTVGMILCGGFGKRLRPITERIPKPLIEMKEGYTILDKQLFDFKNAGVDQVYLLTGFLSDKIQERYGAEYKGVKIEYVEESEPLGTLNAIKLGMDAIDSNKQCVIRNGDVVADLNIKKMIHLGEQSDYPLSIFITKMKSPYGIVEVSGDRLVAFKEKPVLDYYINAGVYFAKGPLDFGDFDVGDIEKTLFPMMAKENQLGYYKEDGLFWMAIDTSKELEEIQKEYKNREDKPWGYEKVLINTEKYLTKELFIREGYKTSFHYHEQKDETMYIVSGAGYIEFENKKEYFGTNDTIRIEPEEPHSIVAMENTVLHEVSTPHLDDTVRVNDFYTR
- a CDS encoding Ni-sirohydrochlorin a,c-diamide reductive cyclase catalytic subunit, whose product is MHPRPSPIAASLYTLRDLNADVVILHGPHGCCFRTGRLLESDGVRVLTTAMSENDFIFGASEKLEEVLKKADEMFSPKLVGIVGTCASMIIGEDLKEAITQANIPALVLPVESHGGFGEGDNTEGAIIVLEAAVLGGLIPPEEAERQIKMLRMATEVEKTRGMAQGEYIAPSFGDNHEEIGLKLINALKSGKKVAMVLNAKKETSYLFADVMKLPYGEINPDNMPLFVANLDTNIGLPRIRQHAENIKNELSEAGINVDYITGGLDEYPITAKAAAKILKDEEIEFAVIAGVPHALPIEELDIESVAVTDGPRIVEPLRRLGYSYVVAELDAHSKTLGTSTIVKSDFGDTIRKSIKSD